Proteins encoded in a region of the Catalinimonas alkaloidigena genome:
- a CDS encoding acyl-CoA thioester hydrolase/BAAT C-terminal domain-containing protein yields MTFLKRIALITISVVAVLVAGLYLFLYVYQPPLSEKYGQVDAQLFMGEADHQPLIVAFGGSQGGNTWAEVYWAGMRNRLLQQGYAVLAIGYFNTTNTPETLDRISLDAIYDMIMSISHRPGINQDKIALLGSSKGGELVLNLASRYEEFDAVVALVPSHVTFPALTASGSTSSWMVHNQEIPTFKRPFPAIWRLLKGDPQGGLRVILENETYSKQAEIDVEKIRGPLLLLSARYDELWPSAYMSDRVVARLKAHQFPYYYQHISFEGKHHDTKEHFEVVFQFLDEHFK; encoded by the coding sequence ATGACCTTCCTAAAGCGAATAGCCCTGATTACAATTTCTGTAGTTGCCGTGTTGGTGGCGGGTCTATACCTTTTCTTATATGTGTATCAACCGCCCTTGTCTGAAAAATACGGTCAGGTAGACGCTCAGTTGTTTATGGGGGAGGCTGACCATCAACCTTTGATTGTTGCGTTTGGGGGCAGCCAGGGGGGGAATACATGGGCGGAAGTGTACTGGGCAGGGATGAGAAACCGATTGTTGCAGCAAGGTTACGCGGTTCTGGCGATTGGTTATTTCAATACTACCAACACCCCTGAAACCCTGGACCGCATTTCGCTGGATGCCATCTATGACATGATCATGAGCATAAGCCATCGGCCAGGCATCAATCAGGACAAGATAGCCCTTCTGGGCAGCTCAAAGGGCGGAGAACTGGTGCTGAATCTGGCGAGCCGCTACGAGGAGTTCGATGCGGTGGTGGCACTGGTCCCTTCACATGTGACCTTTCCAGCCCTCACGGCTTCGGGAAGCACCTCGTCCTGGATGGTGCACAATCAGGAAATACCTACTTTCAAACGACCCTTCCCGGCCATTTGGCGTTTGCTGAAAGGCGATCCTCAGGGTGGGCTGCGCGTGATCCTGGAAAACGAAACCTATTCGAAACAAGCGGAAATCGACGTGGAAAAGATAAGGGGTCCCCTGTTGTTGTTATCCGCCAGATACGACGAACTCTGGCCTTCTGCATACATGTCGGATCGAGTAGTGGCACGATTAAAAGCGCATCAATTTCCCTACTACTACCAACATATCTCTTTTGAAGGCAAGCATCACGATACGAAGGAACATTTCGAGGTGGTGTTTCAATTTCTGGATGAGCATTTTAAGTGA
- a CDS encoding aminotransferase class V-fold PLP-dependent enzyme, whose protein sequence is MQRRNFLTRLAGTAGLLTTGGMTSVLQARNLHEGLARLRDQPPLDAVRDEEAWNRVRQAYTVSRTVINLNNGGVSPQPLVVQDAVDRFYRYSNEAPSYYMWRVLDMGREPLRRQLADFAGCSPDELAIHRNTTEALATAIFGIPLKKGDEVVLTKQDYPNMINAWKQRELRDGIKLVWINLALPSDNEAALAKSYTDAFTNKTKVVHVTHMINWTGQVLPAARICEEARQRGILSVVDGAHTFAHIDYRIPDLKPDYFGTSLHKWMCAPFGTGLLYVKKDKINDLWPLFGTNDPKSDDIRKFESLGTRSFANEQAIAQALDFHLAIGGELKEQRLRYLKDYWAEQVKDLPRVRFNTPLHPDFSCALANVTIDGLDPNEFGNRLFNEYKIHTTTVNWEQIHGVRVTPHVYTSLRDLDLLVEAIKKMAT, encoded by the coding sequence ATGCAACGACGTAATTTCCTGACCCGACTGGCCGGAACGGCCGGACTTTTGACCACCGGTGGTATGACCAGCGTGCTACAGGCGCGTAACCTGCACGAAGGCCTCGCCCGCCTGCGGGATCAGCCCCCGCTCGATGCCGTACGCGACGAAGAAGCCTGGAACCGTGTGCGGCAGGCCTATACGGTATCGCGAACGGTGATCAACCTCAACAACGGCGGGGTAAGTCCGCAGCCGCTGGTGGTGCAAGATGCCGTCGACCGCTTCTACCGCTACTCGAACGAAGCGCCGTCGTATTACATGTGGCGGGTGCTGGACATGGGACGCGAACCCCTGCGCCGCCAGTTGGCCGACTTTGCGGGCTGTTCACCGGACGAGCTGGCCATTCACCGCAACACGACCGAAGCCCTGGCGACGGCCATTTTCGGGATTCCGCTGAAGAAAGGCGACGAGGTGGTGCTGACCAAACAGGATTATCCGAACATGATCAACGCCTGGAAGCAGCGTGAGCTGCGCGACGGCATCAAACTGGTGTGGATCAACCTGGCGTTGCCGAGCGACAATGAAGCGGCGCTGGCGAAGAGCTATACCGACGCCTTCACGAACAAAACGAAGGTGGTGCATGTCACGCACATGATCAACTGGACCGGGCAGGTGCTGCCGGCCGCACGCATTTGCGAAGAGGCCCGGCAACGGGGCATCCTGTCGGTGGTGGACGGCGCCCATACCTTCGCCCACATCGACTACCGCATTCCCGACCTGAAACCCGATTATTTCGGTACGTCGCTGCACAAGTGGATGTGTGCGCCGTTCGGCACCGGGTTGCTCTACGTGAAGAAAGACAAGATCAACGACCTGTGGCCGCTCTTCGGGACAAACGATCCGAAAAGCGACGACATCCGGAAGTTTGAGTCGCTGGGCACCCGCTCGTTTGCCAACGAACAGGCCATTGCGCAGGCGCTGGATTTCCACCTGGCCATCGGCGGGGAGCTGAAAGAGCAGCGCCTCCGCTATCTGAAAGACTACTGGGCCGAACAGGTGAAAGACTTGCCCCGCGTGCGCTTCAACACGCCGCTGCACCCCGATTTTTCGTGTGCCCTGGCCAACGTCACCATCGACGGTCTTGACCCGAACGAGTTCGGCAACCGCCTGTTCAACGAGTACAAGATCCACACGACAACGGTCAACTGGGAGCAGATCCACGGCGTGCGCGTGACCCCCCACGTCTACACCTCGCTCCGCGACCTCGATCTCCTCGTGGAAGCCATCAAGAAAATGGCGACGTAG
- a CDS encoding PadR family transcriptional regulator, with protein MKGTHLGEFEELVLLTIAALVQEAYSVAICDELEKHTGRAPKLGVVHSVLNRLEKKGLVKSELGEATQVRGGKRKRFYTVTHAGKVALVRTKEVRDGLWRIIPEFSLKGSL; from the coding sequence ATGAAAGGAACACACCTCGGCGAATTTGAAGAACTGGTGCTACTCACCATCGCGGCGCTGGTGCAGGAGGCCTACAGTGTGGCGATTTGCGACGAACTGGAAAAACACACGGGCCGCGCACCCAAACTTGGCGTGGTCCATTCCGTATTGAACCGCCTGGAAAAGAAGGGATTGGTGAAGAGCGAACTCGGCGAGGCCACGCAGGTGCGGGGCGGCAAACGCAAGCGCTTTTATACGGTAACGCACGCCGGGAAAGTGGCCCTGGTCCGTACCAAAGAGGTCCGCGACGGGCTGTGGCGCATCATTCCCGAATTTTCGCTGAAAGGCTCGCTATGA
- a CDS encoding family 20 glycosylhydrolase: MARTALLLLLTLFLGYSSLAQPSFDLQQLAVSWELTENQHQGKSQFQSAFTLRNTSQQNLPTTGWSLYFNLPRLIDSASVTKGFRIEHLNGDLFRLVSGPAFPGLPAGQSVEVTFVASDWSINRTDAPLGLYWVWDDASTQPQPVAHYEIIPSTQPKQFARTPDDRVDAMTSEMVFDQNQGIRDLPAEELPLIFPTPVSYQKKEGTFVLNRDVVLVADKAFAGEAAYWQGEMATLLGRPLPERAAATGKALVLQRREGAPEAYHLSVTPDRITLAAADGAGMFYGLQSLKSLLPPTAWKRSQRALAIPAVDVEDAPRFGFRAFLLDVGRHFQTKEQLLKTLDLMALYKLNVFHFHFSEDEGWRLEIPGLPELTDVGAHRSHPDGNDHLPPSYGSGPAATLYGSGYYTRTDFLEILRYAHTRHIRVIPEIESPGHARAAVQAMEARYRKLHAAGEEEAANRYRLADPNDTSRYRSVQLWNDNVMNVALPSTYRFLEKVIDEIQAMYREADVPLETIHLGGDEVPAGVWEGSPACQQLIATDPTVRHTNDLWYYYYGKVKALLESRGLYLYGWEEVALRKTKLDGQPIMIPNPDWAGEGVRVDVWNNVLGWGAEDLAYQLANAGYDVVLSPVSNLYFDMAYQKAFDEPGYYWGAFLDLDKPFSFIPYDYFKNVTTDKLGNPLSPTSFLGKTRLTDYGKEHIVGIQGLLWSETIQGPEAMEYRLLPKLLGMAERAWAPAPAWATEPDSARSAALYQDAWSEFVNVVGKRELPRLDHYAGGFHYRIPTPGARSIDGRVEANQQLPGLTLRYTTNGRTPTAKSPVYSGPIPAQGLIKLRLFTSTGRGGRTVTLGQRVENGTIRYR, from the coding sequence TTGGCACGTACGGCGCTCCTCCTTCTGCTGACCCTTTTCCTGGGGTATTCTTCCCTCGCCCAACCTTCGTTCGATCTGCAGCAACTCGCGGTTTCCTGGGAACTGACAGAGAACCAGCACCAGGGAAAATCGCAGTTTCAGTCGGCGTTTACGTTGCGAAATACCAGCCAGCAAAACCTCCCCACCACCGGCTGGTCCCTCTACTTCAACCTGCCCCGGCTGATCGACTCGGCGTCGGTGACGAAGGGCTTTCGGATCGAGCACCTGAACGGCGACCTGTTTCGCCTCGTGTCCGGCCCGGCGTTTCCGGGACTTCCGGCCGGACAATCGGTGGAGGTGACGTTTGTCGCCAGCGACTGGTCCATCAACCGGACCGATGCCCCGCTGGGCCTGTACTGGGTCTGGGACGATGCTTCCACGCAACCCCAACCGGTAGCGCATTACGAGATCATTCCTTCGACGCAGCCGAAACAGTTTGCCCGCACGCCCGACGACCGGGTCGACGCGATGACCTCCGAAATGGTGTTTGATCAGAACCAAGGCATCCGTGACCTTCCGGCCGAGGAGTTGCCCTTGATTTTCCCGACGCCCGTTTCGTACCAGAAAAAAGAAGGCACATTTGTGCTGAATCGCGATGTGGTGCTGGTCGCTGATAAAGCTTTCGCCGGAGAAGCGGCCTATTGGCAGGGCGAAATGGCCACGCTCCTGGGCAGGCCCCTTCCGGAGCGCGCTGCGGCCACCGGCAAAGCCCTCGTCCTGCAACGCCGCGAAGGCGCCCCGGAGGCCTATCACCTGTCGGTAACGCCGGACCGCATCACCCTGGCTGCCGCCGACGGAGCCGGAATGTTCTACGGCCTTCAGTCGCTCAAGTCCCTCCTGCCCCCCACCGCCTGGAAGAGGTCCCAACGCGCCCTGGCCATCCCGGCGGTCGATGTAGAAGACGCGCCCCGGTTCGGGTTCCGTGCGTTTCTGCTGGACGTGGGGCGGCACTTTCAGACGAAAGAACAGCTCCTGAAGACCCTCGACCTGATGGCGCTCTACAAGCTGAACGTGTTCCACTTCCATTTCAGCGAAGACGAAGGATGGCGGCTCGAAATCCCCGGCCTGCCCGAACTGACCGACGTGGGGGCACACCGCAGCCATCCCGACGGGAACGACCACCTGCCTCCCTCCTACGGCTCAGGACCGGCGGCTACGCTGTACGGTTCCGGCTACTACACGCGGACCGATTTTCTGGAAATTCTTCGTTATGCCCACACGCGCCACATCCGGGTGATTCCGGAAATCGAGTCGCCGGGACACGCCCGCGCCGCGGTGCAGGCGATGGAAGCGCGCTACCGGAAACTTCACGCCGCCGGCGAGGAGGAAGCCGCCAACCGCTACCGCCTGGCCGATCCGAACGATACGTCGCGCTACCGGTCGGTGCAACTCTGGAACGACAACGTGATGAACGTGGCGCTGCCGTCGACCTACCGCTTTCTGGAAAAAGTGATCGACGAAATCCAGGCGATGTACCGGGAGGCCGACGTGCCGCTGGAGACGATTCACCTGGGTGGCGACGAGGTGCCCGCGGGGGTATGGGAAGGCTCTCCGGCCTGCCAGCAACTGATCGCTACCGACCCGACCGTCCGCCACACGAACGACCTCTGGTATTACTACTACGGCAAGGTGAAAGCGCTGCTGGAAAGCCGGGGGTTGTACCTCTACGGCTGGGAAGAAGTGGCCCTGCGGAAAACCAAACTCGACGGACAACCGATCATGATTCCCAACCCCGACTGGGCGGGCGAAGGCGTCCGGGTCGACGTGTGGAACAACGTGCTGGGCTGGGGGGCGGAAGATTTGGCCTACCAGCTGGCCAACGCGGGGTACGACGTGGTCCTTTCGCCGGTGAGCAACCTGTACTTCGACATGGCCTACCAGAAGGCCTTCGACGAACCGGGCTATTACTGGGGGGCCTTTCTCGACCTCGACAAGCCCTTTTCGTTCATTCCCTACGATTACTTCAAGAACGTCACGACCGACAAACTGGGCAATCCGCTCTCGCCGACTTCGTTTCTCGGGAAAACGCGTCTCACCGACTACGGCAAAGAACACATCGTGGGCATCCAGGGATTGTTGTGGAGCGAGACCATCCAGGGTCCGGAAGCGATGGAATACCGGCTGTTGCCCAAACTTCTCGGCATGGCCGAACGCGCCTGGGCCCCCGCCCCTGCCTGGGCTACAGAACCCGATTCGGCTCGGAGCGCCGCCTTGTATCAGGACGCCTGGTCGGAGTTTGTCAACGTCGTCGGCAAACGCGAACTCCCCCGCCTCGACCATTACGCCGGTGGGTTTCACTACCGCATTCCTACACCCGGTGCCCGGAGCATCGACGGTCGGGTGGAAGCCAACCAGCAACTGCCCGGGCTGACCCTCCGCTACACCACAAACGGCCGAACGCCTACCGCCAAAAGTCCGGTCTATTCCGGCCCCATTCCGGCCCAGGGACTGATCAAGCTACGGTTGTTCACCTCTACCGGGCGCGGCGGGCGCACCGTCACGCTGGGCCAACGGGTAGAAAACGGCACCATTCGCTACCGTTAA
- a CDS encoding ABC transporter permease, with translation MNTPRPPRWAQRFLAWYCRPELLEDLQGDLNEYFDRHLRQYGPRRARWIYVLDVLKFLRLYTVRPPDFLHLSLHSIMLRSYLKTSGRSLVRNPLFSAINVIGLAISLSVGLLVLSMLADLFAYDDFLPNKAQVYRIVTSLQRQEGPGMELASTSLKAGKAIRENVPGLGAVTILRNGFGGDAQVGDRTLPLSGRWADGHLFQVLPYPLRQGNPATALQEPYSLVLTETTAERLFGTADALGQTVRLDTLDYTVTGVVRDLPKFSHLRFDVLASLATLENQMAAADGQDSDGDFLSWENVYMNYVYLTLPQADAVQDVEARLAQLCARENAQLPASAHLSVTLELQPLHDIVLGRTLSNPIGPTMIPLALWILSGLALVVILSACFNYTNLSIARSLRRSREVGVRKVIGALRSQVLGQFLIESVFISLLALGFAVVLFAVLRTQFLGLSSYLSDVFTLQLSFRLVAWFVVLAVVVGLVAGVLPALFFSRLPALQVMKNMSALPLFRRITLRKALIVVQYTFSLMFITTTLIGYQQYKSFVSFDLGYSTQNILNVKLQGNPTAPVKQALAALPGVGDISVSRMVTSLGSYYGSTVKYQDPQDSTNVWLNAVDEHYLPLHQHQFLAGRNFHPKAEGETESEVIVNEQVLKRFNIANQDPQQALGEVLKTDRKELTIVGVLKDFHYGTVESKIDPVLFRYSANEPGGYLNLQIVSRDLPTTRAQIEAAWKQLDPVHPLEARFYDDQIEEAYNQFSVMIKVIGFLAFLAICIASMGLFGMVVFTTETRLKEVSIRKVLGADEARLIYLLSRGFLMLLGLAAAVALPVTYLFFERVILPNFAYHPPIGWGALVLGTVAVGSIAALMIGSQTWKVARTNPADVLKSE, from the coding sequence ATGAATACCCCCCGACCTCCCCGCTGGGCGCAGCGCTTCCTGGCCTGGTACTGCCGCCCCGAACTGCTCGAAGACCTGCAAGGCGACCTGAACGAATATTTCGACCGCCACCTGCGCCAGTACGGCCCCCGCCGCGCCCGGTGGATTTACGTGCTCGACGTGCTCAAATTCCTCCGGCTCTACACCGTCCGTCCACCCGATTTCCTCCACCTTTCCCTCCATTCGATCATGCTTCGCAGCTACCTTAAAACGTCCGGACGCAGCCTCGTGCGTAATCCACTGTTTTCCGCCATCAACGTCATTGGGCTGGCCATTAGCCTGTCGGTCGGTCTGCTGGTGCTTTCGATGCTCGCCGACTTGTTCGCCTACGATGATTTTCTGCCGAACAAAGCACAGGTCTACCGCATCGTCACCTCCTTGCAACGTCAGGAAGGCCCCGGCATGGAATTGGCCAGTACGTCGCTCAAAGCCGGGAAAGCGATTCGGGAGAACGTTCCGGGACTGGGCGCGGTGACGATCCTGCGCAACGGCTTCGGAGGAGATGCCCAGGTCGGCGACCGAACGCTTCCGCTGTCGGGGCGTTGGGCTGATGGCCACCTGTTCCAGGTCCTTCCCTACCCGCTTCGGCAGGGCAATCCGGCCACGGCCCTGCAGGAACCGTACTCGCTCGTGCTGACGGAAACCACCGCCGAGCGGCTGTTCGGCACGGCCGACGCGCTGGGTCAGACCGTGCGGCTCGACACCCTCGACTACACCGTGACGGGTGTGGTGCGCGACCTGCCCAAGTTTTCGCACCTGCGCTTTGACGTGCTGGCCTCGCTGGCTACGCTCGAAAACCAAATGGCGGCGGCCGACGGGCAGGACAGCGACGGCGATTTCCTGAGCTGGGAAAATGTCTACATGAATTACGTCTACCTGACGCTGCCCCAGGCCGACGCGGTGCAGGACGTGGAGGCGCGTCTGGCCCAGCTCTGCGCCCGCGAAAACGCGCAACTTCCGGCCTCCGCCCACCTCAGCGTTACGCTGGAACTACAGCCGCTGCACGACATTGTGCTGGGAAGGACGCTCTCCAACCCGATTGGCCCTACCATGATTCCGCTGGCCCTCTGGATTCTGAGCGGGCTGGCGCTGGTCGTCATCCTCTCGGCCTGTTTCAACTACACCAACTTGTCCATTGCCCGGTCGCTGCGCCGTTCGCGCGAAGTCGGGGTGCGGAAGGTGATCGGGGCCCTGCGCAGCCAGGTGCTGGGTCAGTTCCTCATCGAATCGGTCTTTATTTCCCTGCTGGCGCTGGGGTTCGCCGTGGTGCTGTTCGCCGTGCTGCGCACGCAATTCCTGGGCCTGAGTAGCTACCTGTCGGACGTGTTCACCCTGCAACTTTCCTTCCGTCTGGTGGCCTGGTTTGTGGTCCTGGCGGTGGTGGTCGGGTTGGTGGCCGGCGTTCTACCGGCCCTGTTTTTCTCGCGCCTGCCCGCTTTGCAGGTGATGAAAAACATGTCGGCGTTGCCGTTGTTTCGCCGCATTACGTTGCGCAAGGCGCTGATCGTGGTGCAGTACACGTTTTCGTTGATGTTCATCACCACCACGCTGATCGGCTACCAGCAGTACAAAAGCTTTGTGTCGTTCGACCTGGGCTATTCGACCCAGAACATCCTGAACGTCAAGCTCCAGGGCAACCCGACGGCACCGGTCAAACAGGCGCTGGCGGCCCTTCCGGGCGTGGGCGACATCAGTGTCTCGCGCATGGTGACCAGTCTGGGCAGCTACTACGGCAGCACGGTGAAGTACCAGGACCCGCAGGATTCGACCAACGTCTGGCTCAATGCCGTCGACGAGCATTACCTGCCCCTTCACCAACACCAGTTTCTGGCCGGACGCAATTTTCACCCCAAGGCAGAAGGCGAAACCGAAAGCGAGGTGATCGTGAACGAACAGGTGCTGAAGCGGTTCAACATTGCCAACCAGGACCCGCAACAGGCCCTCGGCGAGGTGCTCAAGACCGACCGCAAGGAGCTGACCATCGTCGGAGTATTGAAAGATTTCCACTACGGCACGGTCGAAAGTAAAATCGATCCGGTGCTGTTCCGGTATTCGGCCAACGAGCCCGGCGGGTACCTGAACCTCCAGATCGTCTCGCGCGATTTGCCCACCACGCGGGCGCAAATCGAAGCGGCTTGGAAACAGCTGGACCCGGTGCATCCACTCGAAGCCCGCTTCTACGACGACCAGATCGAGGAAGCGTACAATCAGTTTTCGGTGATGATCAAGGTGATCGGGTTTCTGGCCTTTCTGGCGATCTGCATCGCGTCGATGGGGCTGTTCGGCATGGTGGTCTTCACTACGGAAACCCGCCTGAAAGAAGTCAGCATTCGCAAAGTGCTGGGGGCCGACGAAGCCCGGCTGATCTACCTGTTGAGTCGGGGTTTTCTGATGTTGCTGGGGCTGGCCGCGGCCGTGGCACTCCCGGTGACCTACCTCTTTTTCGAGCGGGTGATCCTGCCCAATTTCGCCTACCACCCGCCCATCGGCTGGGGCGCGCTGGTGCTGGGAACGGTCGCGGTGGGCAGCATCGCCGCGCTAATGATCGGTTCTCAGACCTGGAAAGTGGCGCGCACCAACCCCGCCGACGTGCTGAAAAGCGAGTGA